The genomic segment CGCGCAGGAAACCGCCCCGGACACCGCAACCGCCGCATCCGACAGCACCTGGCGCGAGCACTACGAGGCGGGCGAAGCGGCCCGCCGCACGGGCGACTGGGGCACGTGGCGCTACGCCCTGGTGCGCGTGCGCGAGCAGATCGGCTATCACCCATCCATCGTGCTGAACCTGGCCCGTGCCGACGCGCGCCTGGGGCGGACGGAAGACGCCGTCGAGTGGCTGCGCGCGTACGCCGCCACGGGGCTGACCGGCGACGTCGCGGCGGACTCGGCGCTGGAATCCATCCGCTCGGCGCCGGGGTGGGCGGCCATCGCCGAACGGATCGCCGCCAACGCGCGGCCGGTGGGCGCGGCCCAGGTGGCGTTCACGCTGCCCGATTCCGCCTTCCTTCCCGAGGGCGTGGCGTTCGATCCGCGCACGGGGCGCTTCTTCCTGTCCAGCCTGCGCCACGGCGGCATCGCCGCGTACTCGCCGGCGGGCGGATGGACGGAGTTCGTCCCCCCGCGCCGCGACGGGCAGTGGTCCATGCTGGCCATCGCCGCCGACACCCTGACGCGAACCCTGTGGGCCGCTACGGCCGCGTCACCCCTCTTCGCGGGTTACCAGGCGGCGGATTCCGGACGCTCGGCCCTGCTGGCGTACGACATGGACACTGGCGCCCTCCGCCGCCGCTACGAGCCGCAGGGGGACGAGCGCCACACGCTGGGCGACATGGCCGTGGCGCCGGATGGCACCGTGTACGTGTCGGATGCGGACGAGGGCGTGGTCTATCGGCTGGAGCGTGGCGGGGAAGAGATGGAGCCGTTCGCGGCGGAGGGGCTGGTGTCGCCGCAGGGGATCGCGGTGGCGGCGGATGGGCGGCGGCTGTACGTGGCGGATTACGTACGCGGCATCGCCATCGTCGATCGTCAAAGCAGCGAGGTGGAGTGGGTGCAGGCCGCGGATTCCATCGCAATCTCCGGCATCGACGGCCTGGTGCGGGCCGGCCGCGGGCTGGTCGCGCTGCAGAACGGGGTTACGCCCAAGCGGGTGGTCTACCTGGAACTGGATTCGGCCGGAAAAGCGGTGACGGGCTGGCGCGCGCTGGAATCGGGCACGCCCCTGCTCACGCAGCCGACGCACGCGGTGGTGGTCGGGGGCGAGTTGTTCTTCATCCCCGACAGTGGCTGGGAGCGCATCGGCGACGACGGCGCGGTGAAGCCCGGGATGGTGCTGGAGCCCGCGCATCTGATGCGGATGCCGCTGCCGTAGAGGGGCCCCTCCCCCGCCCCTCCCCGCACAAACTGCGTGCGGAGAGGGGAGAACAACGACTTCTACGCGCACCGCACCACATCCTGTCATCGTGAGGCCCTGGCGCACCGAACCGGCCCCCGGCACCCGCGCCACACCCTGTCATCCTGAGGCCCAGGCGCACCGAACCGGCCCGCAGCACACCCTGCGCGGGCCGAAGGATCTAGCCTGAAACACGTATAAACCTGGGCGCGGCAGCGGTCACACAAGCCGGGGCCTCGGCTGCCGTGGGGCCCTCACCCGGCCGCGCTGACACGCGGGCCACCCTCTCCCACAAAGAGCGTGGCGAGAGGGGGTACACACCAGACCGTGGTGGCACGACTTAACTTCTTGCAGCACAAGAGCGTGTCATCCTGAGGCCCAGGCGCACCGAACCGGCCCGCAGCACACCCTACGCGGGCCGAAGGATCTAGCCTGAGCCACGTACAAACCTGGGCGCGGCAGCGGTCACAAAAGCCCGGTGCACACCCTGCCGGGGCGACTGAAGTCGCGGCAACAACCACACGAAGTCCGCCTTCGCGGACTCGCCTGCCCTCGTGCGTGTTCAGCCTTGTGGCGCGCCCGGAGCCCCCTCCAGGAACTGCCTCCACTCGTCGGACTCGGCGACGCGCTTCAGGACGGCGTTGCGGGTGTGGAGGAACCGCGTCATGTAGCGCCGCAGCACCAGGCGCTCGGCGATTCGGCCCAGGATGCCGAGCGGAGCGGCGAACCGGAGCTCGTCCCGCAGCATGGTCCCGCCATCCGGCGCGGCATCGATGTGGTGGTCGTGCACCATCGACGCGAACGCCCCGCGCACCATCGTATCCTGAAAGTAGCGCGGCCGGTCGAACGCGCTGATGCGGCTCGTCAGGTGCTGCCGCACGCCGAAGTGCCGCGCGCGCCACGTCACGGACTGCCCCAGCTCGATCAGCCCCGACGTCCGCCCCGCCACCGCCTTCTCACCCGTGTGCGCGAGAGAGACGCTGTGGAAGTCGATGCTGCGCGCCAGGTCGAACACGCGGTCGGGCGGCGCATCGATCTCAAGGGAGACGTGAATCGTGATCACCGGCCAACCCCAGGTTTCGTTCCCAA from the Longimicrobium sp. genome contains:
- a CDS encoding SMP-30/gluconolactonase/LRE family protein; this encodes AQETAPDTATAASDSTWREHYEAGEAARRTGDWGTWRYALVRVREQIGYHPSIVLNLARADARLGRTEDAVEWLRAYAATGLTGDVAADSALESIRSAPGWAAIAERIAANARPVGAAQVAFTLPDSAFLPEGVAFDPRTGRFFLSSLRHGGIAAYSPAGGWTEFVPPRRDGQWSMLAIAADTLTRTLWAATAASPLFAGYQAADSGRSALLAYDMDTGALRRRYEPQGDERHTLGDMAVAPDGTVYVSDADEGVVYRLERGGEEMEPFAAEGLVSPQGIAVAADGRRLYVADYVRGIAIVDRQSSEVEWVQAADSIAISGIDGLVRAGRGLVALQNGVTPKRVVYLELDSAGKAVTGWRALESGTPLLTQPTHAVVVGGELFFIPDSGWERIGDDGAVKPGMVLEPAHLMRMPLP
- a CDS encoding SRPBCC family protein; translated protein: MITIHVSLEIDAPPDRVFDLARSIDFHSVSLAHTGEKAVAGRTSGLIELGQSVTWRARHFGVRQHLTSRISAFDRPRYFQDTMVRGAFASMVHDHHIDAAPDGGTMLRDELRFAAPLGILGRIAERLVLRRYMTRFLHTRNAVLKRVAESDEWRQFLEGAPGAPQG